The following coding sequences lie in one Candidatus Nitrospira allomarina genomic window:
- a CDS encoding prepilin-type N-terminal cleavage/methylation domain-containing protein codes for MPKKLFRPLHHSQGFTLVEMIGVLAIIAILIALLLPKIFTLIASSKASSMAAAVRTYETAVAKYYGDIGTIWPLNAAGTPAQETGGNSATVTSLGARLTLDASDPLNTGTNQWSRFRGPYLEKFNTNTPPGLGTTMYMPAQTAVALGTATTGTNVGWDLKGDDGNSDLPTGARVAYLRVDGVSDTEFNEIDGVIDAGIGASLTERQLRGRVKYNPSNDRMYIYLTHQ; via the coding sequence ATGCCAAAAAAACTATTCCGGCCGCTTCATCATTCCCAGGGGTTTACCCTGGTGGAAATGATCGGGGTATTGGCCATCATCGCCATACTAATTGCGTTGTTACTGCCAAAGATTTTCACTCTGATTGCCTCGTCTAAAGCCAGTTCCATGGCTGCTGCTGTGAGAACGTATGAGACCGCCGTCGCAAAATATTATGGCGATATCGGAACCATCTGGCCTCTCAATGCCGCTGGAACTCCGGCGCAAGAGACCGGAGGTAACAGCGCCACCGTTACCTCTCTTGGAGCTCGTTTAACGCTCGACGCCTCCGATCCGTTAAATACCGGAACCAATCAATGGAGCCGATTCCGAGGACCCTATCTGGAAAAATTTAACACCAATACGCCTCCGGGACTGGGCACAACCATGTACATGCCGGCTCAAACGGCAGTTGCACTCGGAACAGCGACAACAGGGACGAATGTAGGATGGGATCTGAAGGGTGATGATGGCAATAGCGATCTCCCCACTGGAGCCCGAGTGGCCTATCTCAGAGTCGACGGAGTTTCCGATACGGAATTCAATGAAATTGATGGGGTCATCGATGCCGGTATCGGTGCAAGCTTAACCGAACGCCAATTACGCGGACGCGTGAAATACAACCCGAGCAATGATCGCATGTATATTTATCTTACACATCAATAA
- a CDS encoding tetratricopeptide repeat protein, giving the protein MTWSTAQGSHLTLPGSQDLSHGDESDLQPFIRQLEKINNYIPPQAQPDRKNAASSKIEHSTLPTHSLHPSPTEPKPTGFEQSHSSPSKKPIHIAILLHNNDTEDQTNTGWRSLLNGRPGDAIAAYQESLRIDPKSAEAYLGMGIALKSLGFIDHAKDAIQQALELNPHLSSALVHLGYLYADGHIGPSDSKAAHRLFSQATQLGDPFASIALLDLQSRSRPRS; this is encoded by the coding sequence ATGACCTGGTCTACCGCCCAGGGAAGTCATTTGACGCTTCCCGGCTCCCAGGACTTGAGTCATGGAGATGAATCCGACCTTCAGCCTTTTATCCGGCAACTAGAAAAGATCAACAACTATATCCCTCCCCAGGCTCAGCCTGATCGCAAAAACGCCGCCTCATCAAAGATTGAGCACTCCACTCTTCCTACACATTCCCTTCACCCGTCGCCCACTGAACCCAAACCCACAGGTTTTGAGCAATCCCATTCTTCTCCATCAAAGAAACCTATACACATCGCCATCCTGCTTCACAACAATGACACTGAAGACCAGACGAATACGGGATGGCGGTCATTGTTAAATGGTCGGCCGGGAGACGCAATAGCGGCTTATCAAGAATCCCTCAGGATCGACCCCAAATCAGCCGAGGCATATCTCGGCATGGGCATCGCGCTGAAAAGCCTGGGCTTTATTGACCATGCCAAAGATGCCATTCAACAGGCGCTTGAACTCAACCCTCATCTTTCTTCAGCACTCGTTCATCTGGGATATCTTTATGCAGATGGCCACATCGGGCCATCAGATTCCAAAGCCGCTCACCGACTTTTCAGTCAAGCAACTCAACTCGGGGATCCATTTGCCAGTATCGCACTCCTAGACCTGCAATCCCGCTCACGGCCGCGATCCTGA
- a CDS encoding aldehyde dehydrogenase family protein: MSISTRSPTLPNGSRPKCAGIPAHARAKALLHIATGLSTRREMFAATICQEAGKPITDARREVDRAIQTFRLAAEESTRIPGEIIPMDLTPGGEAYSGSVQRFPIGTVLGITPFNFPLNLVAHKVAPCLAAGNPMVLKPAPQTPLTSLMLGEVFLTTELPPEMLTIIPCSNTLAEQMVIHPNFQALSFTGSMTIGWMLKGKAGYKRVLLELGGNAGVIIEPDANLDVAIDRCVAGGYGYAGQTCISVQRIFVHESRYDDFLKTFVERVRSLPMGDPSLENTVVGPLINEQAARRVETWIQEAVSHGARVMTGGTRKDSFIEPTVLTHVNNNMKVCCEEIFGPVVTVTHYADLEEAFALHNDSDFGLQTGIFTSNIDTMYRAYSRLEVGALLVNEIPTFRADHMPYGGIKQSGLGREGVRYAIQELTEPKLLLVKRPS; the protein is encoded by the coding sequence CTGAGCATATCCACCAGGTCACCAACTCTGCCAAACGGGTCTCGGCCGAAATGTGCCGGGATACCGGCACATGCCAGAGCAAAGGCGCTCCTGCATATCGCCACAGGCCTTTCCACCAGACGGGAAATGTTTGCGGCCACAATTTGTCAGGAGGCCGGGAAACCGATTACCGATGCACGCCGTGAAGTCGATCGGGCCATTCAGACCTTTCGCTTGGCCGCAGAGGAAAGCACCCGCATCCCTGGAGAAATCATTCCGATGGATCTCACCCCAGGAGGAGAGGCGTACTCGGGATCTGTCCAACGCTTTCCGATCGGGACGGTTCTTGGCATTACCCCGTTTAATTTTCCCCTTAACTTGGTGGCCCACAAAGTGGCCCCTTGCCTGGCAGCGGGAAACCCGATGGTATTGAAACCAGCCCCCCAAACCCCGCTAACTTCGCTCATGTTGGGTGAAGTGTTTTTGACGACAGAATTGCCTCCGGAAATGCTGACGATCATCCCCTGTTCCAATACCCTGGCAGAACAGATGGTGATTCATCCCAATTTCCAAGCCTTGAGCTTTACCGGCTCTATGACGATTGGGTGGATGCTGAAAGGAAAGGCCGGATACAAACGGGTTCTGCTCGAACTCGGAGGAAATGCCGGGGTCATCATAGAACCGGATGCCAATCTTGATGTGGCCATAGACCGTTGCGTAGCCGGAGGGTACGGGTATGCCGGACAAACCTGCATCTCTGTGCAACGAATCTTTGTCCATGAATCGCGTTACGACGACTTCCTCAAGACCTTTGTGGAGCGAGTCCGATCATTGCCAATGGGCGATCCTTCCCTCGAAAACACCGTCGTCGGTCCCCTCATTAACGAACAAGCCGCCCGCCGGGTCGAGACGTGGATCCAAGAAGCCGTTTCGCATGGGGCAAGAGTCATGACTGGCGGGACACGAAAAGATTCATTCATCGAGCCTACCGTCCTGACCCACGTCAACAACAATATGAAAGTCTGTTGTGAAGAAATTTTCGGGCCGGTGGTAACCGTCACCCACTATGCAGACCTTGAAGAAGCGTTTGCCCTCCATAATGATTCTGATTTCGGGCTCCAAACAGGGATTTTCACCAGCAACATCGACACCATGTATCGGGCATACTCACGGTTAGAAGTGGGCGCCCTTCTGGTGAATGAAATTCCGACTTTTCGGGCCGATCACATGCCTTATGGAGGAATCAAACAGTCAGGATTAGGGCGAGAAGGGGTGCGGTATGCTATTCAGGAACTGACCGAGCCTAAATTGTTGTTGGTCAAAAGGCCTTCTTAG
- a CDS encoding GNAT family N-acetyltransferase → MINFLDSHDVKAQQLLALFCQTDWASHRSLEDTEHMLAHTDLAISAWDESRLVGYGRVLTDFTYRASIWDVIVDRAYQDRDIGKGIIQRILTHPKLERVELFWLCTRRYQGFYASLGFSDKEQTGMVWDRSKHVAPPTKPLNE, encoded by the coding sequence ATGATCAATTTTTTGGATTCCCATGACGTTAAGGCGCAACAGCTGTTGGCACTGTTTTGCCAAACGGATTGGGCTAGTCATCGTTCATTGGAGGACACTGAACATATGCTCGCTCATACGGATCTGGCCATTTCCGCCTGGGATGAATCAAGACTCGTCGGGTATGGGAGGGTGTTGACAGATTTTACCTATCGGGCTTCGATTTGGGATGTGATCGTGGATCGGGCCTATCAGGATCGGGATATTGGTAAAGGGATTATCCAGCGAATTTTAACGCATCCCAAGTTGGAACGGGTGGAATTGTTTTGGCTTTGCACCAGGCGCTATCAGGGGTTTTACGCTTCTTTGGGATTTTCTGATAAAGAACAGACTGGTATGGTTTGGGATCGGAGCAAGCATGTTGCTCCTCCCACGAAACCATTAAATGAATAG
- a CDS encoding BolA family protein → MMTFEELSTQLQQALGDAEVSVLDRTGTMDHFTVKVISNAFEGKNLLDRHRMIYQALDAPMKDGRIHALEIQAKTRNEAQGG, encoded by the coding sequence ATGATGACATTTGAAGAGCTGAGCACTCAACTTCAACAAGCGTTAGGCGATGCTGAAGTTTCGGTCCTTGATCGAACCGGTACCATGGACCATTTTACGGTCAAAGTCATTTCCAATGCCTTTGAAGGAAAGAATTTGCTGGACCGTCATCGAATGATTTACCAAGCCCTCGATGCGCCCATGAAAGACGGACGCATTCATGCCCTAGAAATTCAGGCCAAAACCCGCAATGAAGCCCAAGGAGGATAA
- the xth gene encoding exodeoxyribonuclease III has translation MKIATYNVNSIRKRIGILHKWLRQHNPDVMCLQETKVQDHEFPLQAFSDLPYVINFCGEKSYNGVAIFSRASPETVAFGFEDGELPEDSTRLVRVVVNGIMIINSYVPQGFAIDSPKYAYKLRWFQRLRRYFSRVISPGQSVIWCGDMNVAPEPVDVHSPEKHLKHVCFHEEVRRVYQETVSWGFEDVFRHHFPHRQQFTFWDYRRPGALEANRGWRIDHILVTPPLLPYSHKVKVDVQPRRAESPSDHTVLCAEFSL, from the coding sequence ATGAAAATTGCGACTTACAATGTTAATTCAATTCGAAAGCGGATCGGTATTCTTCACAAGTGGTTACGGCAACACAACCCCGATGTGATGTGCCTTCAAGAGACTAAAGTACAGGATCATGAGTTTCCGCTTCAAGCATTTTCCGACTTACCCTATGTCATCAACTTTTGTGGTGAGAAATCCTACAACGGCGTCGCCATATTCAGCCGGGCATCGCCGGAAACGGTGGCCTTTGGTTTTGAGGACGGGGAACTACCGGAGGATTCCACTCGCCTGGTTCGAGTGGTGGTCAATGGCATCATGATTATTAATTCCTACGTTCCGCAGGGATTTGCGATTGATTCACCGAAGTATGCCTATAAATTAAGGTGGTTCCAGCGATTGAGGCGGTATTTCTCGCGTGTGATCTCACCAGGACAATCCGTGATTTGGTGTGGAGATATGAACGTGGCCCCTGAACCGGTTGACGTACATAGTCCCGAAAAACACCTCAAGCATGTGTGTTTCCATGAAGAAGTGCGTCGTGTCTATCAGGAGACGGTGTCCTGGGGATTCGAGGATGTGTTTCGGCATCATTTTCCGCATCGTCAGCAATTTACGTTTTGGGATTATCGACGTCCAGGGGCTTTGGAAGCTAACCGCGGGTGGCGAATAGACCACATTCTGGTTACTCCGCCGCTTCTTCCCTATTCTCACAAGGTGAAGGTGGATGTTCAGCCGCGTCGTGCGGAAAGCCCCTCGGACCATACCGTCCTGTGCGCTGAATTCTCACTGTGA
- a CDS encoding DUF2726 domain-containing protein: protein MSQNGLSLILLAGFMLGVVFLLRWIWRRPLPAGVLPALNPESGESVVTARPIMSPEEATLYNLITLAARDHMLVLAKIPLLSVLSVVDKDEEARKAAMRTIQPVRCDVVLAHPGSLKVMTVITLNKEAPPTAGREDRDRFVETLLKAAGIQSIILQTTQKYSVDQITGLLGLAEEE from the coding sequence ATGTCTCAGAACGGACTTTCATTGATTCTCCTGGCTGGGTTCATGCTCGGAGTCGTGTTTTTGTTGCGATGGATCTGGCGCCGTCCCCTTCCGGCAGGGGTTCTACCAGCTTTGAATCCTGAATCCGGTGAGAGTGTGGTGACCGCTCGGCCTATCATGTCGCCGGAAGAAGCGACTCTCTACAATCTGATTACCTTAGCGGCTCGTGATCATATGCTGGTTTTGGCCAAAATCCCGCTTCTGAGTGTTCTGTCGGTTGTCGATAAAGATGAAGAAGCTCGAAAGGCAGCCATGCGAACGATTCAGCCTGTTCGCTGTGATGTCGTTCTTGCCCATCCCGGGTCACTTAAAGTCATGACAGTGATTACCTTGAACAAGGAGGCTCCACCTACGGCAGGACGCGAAGACCGAGATCGATTTGTGGAGACTCTGTTGAAGGCGGCGGGAATTCAATCGATCATTCTTCAGACCACACAGAAGTATTCGGTGGATCAGATCACCGGATTACTTGGCCTGGCTGAGGAAGAATAG
- a CDS encoding glutaredoxin family protein, with protein sequence MSTPIEDEIKREIAQHKILIYGKGTKSAPQCGFTVETMEFFNKFGYPYELINALPNPEKREALSKMTNWPTLPKVFINGQFYGDTDVLGPMEEKGELQPLLKAAFPDQAT encoded by the coding sequence ATGAGTACACCCATTGAAGACGAAATTAAAAGAGAAATCGCTCAACACAAAATTCTCATTTACGGAAAGGGCACCAAGTCTGCCCCACAGTGCGGATTTACCGTGGAGACCATGGAGTTTTTTAACAAATTCGGCTATCCCTATGAATTAATCAATGCCTTGCCAAATCCTGAAAAGCGGGAGGCTCTTTCTAAAATGACCAATTGGCCCACTTTGCCAAAAGTTTTTATTAATGGCCAGTTTTATGGGGATACGGATGTCTTGGGTCCAATGGAAGAAAAAGGTGAATTACAGCCACTTTTAAAAGCCGCTTTTCCTGATCAAGCCACCTAA
- a CDS encoding type II secretion system F family protein — MANFQYRAIDAHGKPIEGEMAAPDLSHLERQLQDMGLWLVRTLESKPKSLARTTQKRGRVKPRDLMEFSTHMFTLLEAGIPLTQALKSLSIETPNLHLRTTLQAIFQQVEAGNTLHDAMKQHPRIFPPQITNLVHAGEDSGTLTETFKELERYLDWLDQIRGDVRQATIYPSIVMVAVIGLLVLLFTFVIPRFVPILEGLHVPLPTITILIITLSELFVGSWWLWSSFLLLGPMVWTLGRKYLPGFAHWRDRMVLQLPVLGELIRMLTISKFVQNFAVLYRAGIPVLQCLQLCQGLVGNSVMERALQDTQRAVSEGSTINESLSRHPVFPPMVIQMISVGEATGTLPHTLMNVANYYNREIPRKIKKVFGILEPLITLGLIAIVGIVALSLFMPMMSLMGGIH; from the coding sequence GTGGCTAATTTTCAGTACCGCGCCATCGACGCCCATGGGAAGCCGATTGAGGGAGAAATGGCGGCGCCGGATCTTTCCCACCTGGAACGCCAGCTCCAGGACATGGGACTCTGGCTCGTGCGCACGTTGGAATCCAAACCGAAGTCACTCGCGCGAACTACTCAAAAAAGAGGGAGAGTCAAACCCCGCGATCTGATGGAATTCTCCACACACATGTTTACCCTCCTCGAGGCCGGCATTCCCCTTACCCAGGCTTTAAAAAGTTTGTCGATCGAGACACCCAACCTTCATTTGCGTACGACCTTGCAGGCAATCTTTCAACAAGTCGAGGCCGGAAACACCTTGCATGATGCCATGAAGCAACATCCCAGGATTTTTCCTCCTCAAATCACCAATCTGGTGCATGCCGGAGAAGACAGCGGCACCTTGACCGAGACCTTCAAAGAATTAGAACGATATCTGGATTGGCTCGATCAGATCCGTGGAGATGTCCGTCAGGCCACCATTTATCCGAGCATTGTCATGGTAGCGGTGATCGGATTACTGGTCTTGCTCTTTACGTTCGTCATTCCCCGATTTGTCCCTATCCTGGAAGGCCTGCATGTGCCTCTCCCGACTATCACCATTCTCATTATCACCCTCAGTGAACTTTTCGTCGGGAGCTGGTGGCTCTGGAGTTCGTTCCTCCTGCTCGGCCCAATGGTGTGGACCCTGGGGCGAAAATACCTGCCGGGATTCGCTCACTGGCGGGACCGCATGGTCTTACAACTCCCCGTTCTGGGGGAACTCATCCGGATGCTCACGATATCCAAATTTGTTCAAAATTTTGCCGTCTTGTATCGAGCCGGCATCCCTGTTCTGCAATGCCTGCAACTGTGCCAGGGACTGGTGGGCAATTCTGTGATGGAACGGGCGCTTCAGGACACACAGCGCGCCGTGTCCGAGGGTTCCACCATCAATGAATCATTAAGCCGTCATCCGGTCTTTCCGCCAATGGTGATTCAAATGATCTCGGTCGGGGAAGCCACCGGGACATTACCCCACACACTCATGAATGTGGCGAATTATTATAATCGGGAAATTCCCCGTAAAATCAAAAAAGTTTTTGGCATTCTCGAGCCTCTGATTACTCTGGGATTAATCGCGATCGTGGGAATCGTCGCGCTATCTCTCTTTATGCCCATGATGAGTTTAATGGGTGGAATCCATTGA
- a CDS encoding pyruvoyl-dependent arginine decarboxylase, with product MVPTQMFLTRGVGVHKEKLASFEEALRSAGIAYCNLVTVSSILPPDCKIISRKRGEQLLNPGEITFCVMARSETNERNRLISASIGVAIPSGRKVNYGYLSEHHAYGETDEEAGEYTEDLAAQMLATTLGIKFDPNVAWKEREQVFKMGRDIVRTQNITQSAIGKPNLWTTVVACAVFIPLENITDDPKPRQKKSK from the coding sequence ATGGTCCCAACGCAAATGTTTCTCACCAGAGGTGTGGGCGTCCACAAGGAAAAACTGGCATCTTTCGAAGAAGCCCTCCGGAGCGCGGGAATTGCGTATTGCAACCTGGTGACCGTCTCCTCCATTCTTCCTCCAGATTGTAAAATCATCTCGAGAAAACGTGGCGAACAGTTACTGAATCCAGGCGAAATTACCTTTTGCGTCATGGCCAGATCTGAAACCAACGAGCGGAATCGCCTGATTTCGGCTTCAATCGGCGTGGCCATTCCCTCTGGAAGGAAGGTTAATTATGGCTACTTGTCGGAACATCATGCTTATGGCGAAACGGACGAAGAAGCGGGAGAATATACCGAGGACCTCGCGGCCCAAATGCTCGCAACCACGCTTGGCATCAAATTCGATCCAAATGTTGCCTGGAAGGAACGTGAGCAAGTATTCAAAATGGGAAGGGATATTGTTCGAACCCAGAACATTACTCAATCTGCGATCGGCAAGCCCAATCTCTGGACGACGGTAGTTGCGTGTGCGGTCTTTATTCCCCTTGAAAACATCACTGACGATCCAAAGCCCCGTCAGAAAAAATCAAAATAG
- a CDS encoding alpha/beta hydrolase: protein MRHEHWAGLDVCITGGMDRHGSGEGPLVVLLHGFGAPGDDLVALWRYLNVPDDVRFLFPAAPLQLNMGFGDARAWWMLDMERLTQARAQGQWETLSQEIPRGLPPARTQMQDVLSLATETLSVPSPSLILGGFSQGAMLATDLVLHTDIPFAGLVLLSGTLIAKQEWLTRLPNRQGLPVFQSHGTDDPILSFSMAQQLREHIQMAGLPVSWVEFRGGHEIPIQVLQGLGAFLQSHLYPSPI, encoded by the coding sequence ATGCGACACGAACATTGGGCCGGTTTAGACGTCTGCATTACAGGGGGTATGGATCGCCATGGGAGTGGTGAAGGTCCCCTGGTGGTTCTCTTGCATGGATTCGGAGCACCAGGGGATGATTTAGTCGCCTTATGGCGGTATCTGAATGTCCCGGATGATGTCCGTTTCCTCTTTCCTGCCGCTCCACTCCAATTAAACATGGGCTTTGGGGACGCCCGAGCTTGGTGGATGCTGGACATGGAACGCCTCACACAAGCCAGAGCCCAAGGGCAGTGGGAGACCTTGTCACAAGAAATTCCCCGTGGCTTGCCTCCGGCCCGCACCCAAATGCAGGATGTCCTTTCTCTTGCCACAGAAACCTTGTCCGTACCTTCACCATCGCTGATCCTTGGAGGGTTTTCCCAGGGAGCCATGCTGGCGACCGATTTGGTCCTTCATACCGATATTCCCTTCGCAGGATTGGTACTACTTTCGGGCACCCTTATCGCCAAGCAAGAATGGCTTACTCGCCTACCCAATCGCCAAGGCCTCCCGGTGTTTCAAAGCCATGGGACCGACGATCCCATATTATCCTTTTCCATGGCGCAGCAACTTCGTGAGCATATCCAAATGGCTGGCTTACCCGTCAGTTGGGTAGAATTTCGTGGGGGCCATGAAATTCCCATTCAAGTGTTGCAGGGCCTCGGAGCCTTTCTACAATCACATCTCTACCCTTCTCCGATCTAA
- a CDS encoding anhydro-N-acetylmuramic acid kinase: MIVVGMMSGTSADGVDAAVVDIRGTGHRLKSVLLKHVGRPYAPKLRQRILQVCEQGTVGQICHLNVVLGEVFAKTALLAIKHSGISPQRVALIGSHGQTIHHRPAAIYEPGIGQIRSTLQIGDPHVIAERTGITTVSDFRGRDLAVGGEGAPLAPYVHALLFAQKHATRMVVNLGGIANVTLLPSGGSLSTVRAFDTGPCNMLLDGLVAMETKGIARFDRGGRLALKGQVDEGLLHWLLTHPYVSRRPPKSTGREMFGEDYIQRVWAQAKRRHLAISDLLATSCRFIAQVIHQAQKWMRKVPDELVFGGGGVRNARLWSELSGVFDPIPVMRMDECGASSQAFEAQAFAVLAYQTVKGVCANLPKVTGARHSVILGTVTPGIHGLP, translated from the coding sequence ATGATTGTTGTGGGGATGATGTCAGGGACATCGGCGGATGGGGTGGATGCCGCAGTTGTAGATATTCGAGGAACCGGACATCGTCTCAAGAGTGTCCTGCTCAAACATGTCGGTCGTCCGTATGCTCCCAAACTTCGGCAACGAATTTTACAAGTTTGTGAGCAGGGAACCGTCGGGCAGATCTGTCACCTCAATGTGGTCCTGGGCGAAGTATTTGCTAAAACCGCGTTATTAGCCATCAAGCATTCCGGAATTTCTCCTCAACGAGTGGCGCTGATCGGCTCGCATGGTCAAACAATTCATCATCGGCCTGCCGCAATCTATGAGCCCGGTATTGGTCAGATCCGTTCGACACTGCAAATTGGAGATCCTCATGTGATTGCGGAACGTACCGGAATCACGACTGTATCGGATTTTCGAGGCAGAGATTTGGCGGTCGGTGGAGAGGGAGCTCCATTAGCTCCTTATGTCCATGCCCTTCTTTTTGCTCAGAAACATGCCACACGAATGGTGGTCAATCTGGGAGGGATTGCTAATGTGACCCTATTACCCAGCGGGGGAAGTCTGTCAACGGTTCGGGCGTTTGATACAGGCCCTTGTAATATGTTGTTGGATGGATTGGTGGCGATGGAGACAAAGGGCATAGCTAGGTTTGACCGGGGTGGTCGCCTTGCCTTGAAGGGGCAGGTAGATGAGGGCCTGCTTCATTGGCTGCTGACGCATCCCTATGTGTCTCGCAGGCCTCCCAAATCCACGGGACGTGAGATGTTTGGAGAGGACTATATCCAGCGTGTGTGGGCTCAAGCGAAGCGTCGCCATTTGGCTATTTCTGACCTTTTAGCGACGAGCTGCCGGTTTATTGCTCAGGTGATTCACCAGGCGCAAAAGTGGATGAGGAAAGTCCCTGATGAGTTGGTGTTTGGCGGTGGAGGGGTGCGAAATGCTCGGCTCTGGTCAGAACTGTCCGGTGTGTTCGATCCCATTCCCGTGATGCGCATGGATGAATGCGGAGCATCCAGCCAGGCCTTTGAGGCGCAGGCCTTTGCGGTGCTGGCCTATCAAACAGTGAAGGGTGTCTGTGCCAATTTGCCTAAGGTCACGGGTGCTCGCCATTCGGTTATTTTGGGGACGGTAACTCCCGGGATTCACGGACTTCCTTAG
- a CDS encoding GspE/PulE family protein → MPTTPTPPTAARPLLGTSLLQDGWITQEQLDLAVRETKRKGVMLGQTLIGLGFITEKVLAHYLAEGTQTGLVDLSTIFIPPDIVNLIPYDIATQFQVLPLSKQGNVLNLAMADPLNIVAVDTIESRIGLNVHTHTAPAQELIEAIERHYAHRESIKQLLDELMVKGISDLGEDGSRVAPMIRLCNQLITAAIQSRVTDIHVEPDEYYLRVRMRIDGILTQEILIPKPLQAPITARFKLMANLDLTEKRTPQDGRIPFTLGTRRIDLRVSTLPTNFGESIVLRILDKGALKLEFLALGFTPNDQSRIQSLIHRPHGIILVTGPTGSGKTTTLYTALRHVDAKEKSVFTLEDPIEYQMPLIRQTQVNPDIGMTFAAGLRALLRQDPDVILVGEIRDQETADLAMRAALTGHLVFSTLHTNDALGAIPRLIDMGVEAFLLASALTAIIGQRLVRCICPECKVERTDAATVLADLRMELPDNIPPTLWIGKGCHACGQTGYKGRAGIYEIIQISEELHGPIVHGPDMAGIRAIIRRDRMPTMFDDGLMKALQGITTLEEVLRVTGG, encoded by the coding sequence ATGCCAACCACACCCACACCTCCAACAGCCGCACGGCCTCTCCTCGGAACGTCTCTCCTCCAGGACGGCTGGATCACTCAAGAACAATTGGACTTGGCGGTCCGGGAGACGAAGAGAAAAGGTGTGATGCTCGGCCAAACCCTCATTGGTCTGGGATTCATTACCGAAAAAGTCCTGGCCCATTACTTGGCCGAGGGCACCCAAACCGGCTTAGTCGACCTCTCCACGATCTTCATCCCACCGGACATTGTCAATCTCATTCCCTACGACATCGCTACCCAGTTTCAAGTCCTCCCTCTTAGCAAACAGGGGAATGTGTTAAACCTGGCCATGGCAGATCCGTTGAATATTGTCGCGGTGGATACCATTGAAAGTCGCATCGGGCTCAACGTCCACACCCACACGGCCCCTGCCCAAGAGTTAATTGAAGCGATCGAGCGACACTATGCGCACCGGGAATCCATTAAGCAACTGCTTGATGAATTAATGGTCAAAGGGATCTCCGATCTCGGGGAAGACGGGAGCCGGGTAGCGCCGATGATCCGCTTGTGCAATCAACTCATTACCGCTGCCATTCAATCACGGGTAACAGATATCCATGTCGAGCCGGATGAGTACTATTTACGGGTCCGAATGCGCATTGACGGCATCCTCACGCAAGAAATTCTCATTCCAAAACCCCTTCAGGCGCCCATTACCGCCCGGTTTAAACTCATGGCCAATCTTGATCTCACAGAAAAACGAACTCCCCAGGACGGCCGGATTCCCTTTACATTAGGCACTCGCCGAATTGATCTTCGTGTGTCGACCCTTCCAACGAATTTCGGAGAAAGCATTGTCCTACGAATTCTGGATAAAGGGGCATTGAAATTAGAATTCCTGGCGTTGGGGTTTACACCCAACGACCAATCGCGCATTCAATCCCTGATCCACCGTCCCCATGGCATTATCCTCGTGACAGGTCCCACAGGGAGTGGAAAGACCACGACGTTATATACGGCCCTCCGTCATGTCGATGCCAAAGAAAAAAGTGTGTTTACACTGGAAGACCCGATCGAATATCAAATGCCTCTCATTCGCCAAACGCAAGTCAATCCAGACATCGGCATGACCTTTGCTGCCGGACTTCGTGCCCTACTTCGGCAGGATCCTGACGTCATTCTTGTTGGTGAAATCCGTGACCAGGAAACGGCCGATCTGGCCATGCGCGCGGCTTTAACCGGACATTTGGTTTTTTCCACACTTCACACCAACGATGCGTTAGGAGCCATTCCACGTTTAATCGACATGGGTGTGGAAGCCTTCCTCCTCGCCTCCGCTCTGACCGCCATTATCGGACAACGACTTGTTCGGTGTATTTGTCCCGAATGCAAGGTTGAACGAACGGATGCCGCCACTGTCCTTGCGGATCTTCGAATGGAATTGCCGGACAACATTCCCCCGACTCTCTGGATAGGAAAAGGATGCCACGCATGCGGCCAGACAGGCTATAAAGGCCGGGCAGGTATTTACGAAATAATCCAGATTTCAGAGGAACTACATGGGCCTATCGTGCACGGCCCGGATATGGCAGGTATTCGGGCAATTATCCGGCGGGATCGAATGCCAACGATGTTTGATGACGGACTCATGAAAGCCCTCCAGGGAATCACCACTCTCGAAGAAGTGTTGAGGGTGACCGGTGGCTAA